CCGTGGACACCCACGTAAAGACCCTGCGCGCCAAGCTGCGCACCGCCGGGGCCGAGCCCGACCCGATCCGCACCCATCGCGGCGTGGGTTACGCGCTGGAGGTGTAGCGTGCGGCTGGGGCTGAAACTGTTCCTGGGCTTCTTCCTGATCGTGGGCATCGCCGCATTCTTCGTGATGCGCGTGTTCGTCAATGAAGTGAAGCCCGGGGTGCGCCAGGCGATGGAGTCGACGCTGGTCGATGCGGCCAACGTGCTGGCGGAAATGGCCGCGGCCGACCTCAAGGCCGGGCATATCCGCAACGGCCCGTTCGTGGCCAGCCTGGCGCGCGCGCAGCGCCGCGACCCCAAGGCGATGGTGTGGCGCTTTCCCAAGCGCAGCCTCGATTACCGCGTAACCATCACCGATGCGCGCGGCATCGTGGTGTACGACTCCACCGGGCAGGACATCGGCCGCGACAATTCGCGCTGGAACGATGTCTACCGCACCCTGCGCGGCGAATACGGCGCGCGCTCCAGCCCGGAGAAACCAGGTGATGAAGTGCATTCGGTAATGCACGTGGCCGCGCCGATCCATGATCCGGCCGACCCGGGCAAGCTGATCGGCGTGCTCAGCCTGGCCCAGCCCAACCGCAGCATCGACCCGTTCATCGCCGCCAGCCAGCGCGCCATTCTGCAGCGCGGCGCGTGGCTGATCGGACTGTCGGCACTGATCGGGCTGTTGATGACGGCCTGGCTGATGCACGGCGTGAACCGTCTCAACCGCTATGCCAGGGCGGTCAGCGCCGGCGAACCGGTGCCGCCGCCAAGGCCGCGCCGCGACGAGATCGGTGATCTGGGCCAAGCGCTGGAAACCATGCGCCGCAAGCTGGAAGGCAAGGCGTACGTGGAGCAGTACGTGCAGTCGCTGACCCATGAGATGAAGAGCCCGCTGGCAGCGATCCGCGGCGCGGCCGAACTGCTGCAGGAGCCGCTGCCCGATGCTGACCGGGTGCATTTCGCACGCAGCATCCAGGGCCAGGAACAGCGCTTGACCGAAACCATCGACAAGCTGCTGGCGCTGGCCGAAGTGGAACAGCACGGCTGGCTGCAGAAGCGCGAACGCATCGCGCTGGCGCCGCTGCTGCAGGCCGCTGGCGATGCCGTGGCGATGCGGGCGCAGGCGGCCGACGTCGCGGTGGACATCGAGATGGCCGACGATCTCGAGATCCAGGGCGATGCGTACCTGCTGCGGCAGGCCCTGAACAACCTGCTGGAGAACGCCCTGGCGTTTTCCAGCCCGGGCAGCCGGATCCAGCTGGGCGCTTCGCGCGAAGGCGATGGCGTGGTGCTGCGGGTGGCCGACCGTGGCAGCGGGGTACCAGAATACGCGCTGGAACGGGTGTTCGAGCGTTTCTACTCGCTGGCGCGGCCGGCCACCGGCCAGCGCAGTTCCGGCCTGGGCCTGTCGTTCGTACAGGAAGTGGCGCGCCTTCACGGCGGCCGCGCGAGCCTGCGCAACCGCGACGGCGGCGGCGCCATCGCGTCACTTCACATTCGCTTCAAATAGACCACAAACCCCGCACACCGGCAGCGCTGAAGCTGGCACCCTTCCCAACCGAGGACGGGTGATGAAATCCCTGAAGATGTTGTTGCGGTTCGCCATCGTGGGCGGGCTGATCCTGTTGCTGCTGATCCCGCTGATGATGATCAAAGGCGTGATCAGCGAACGCGAGGCGTACCGCGACCAGGCCTACCTGCGCGTGGCGCAGAGCCGGGCCGGCGCGCAGACCCTGACCGGGCCGATCCGGGTGGTGCCGTGGACCGATACCCGCCAGGTCGAAGTGGTCGACGCGGCCGGTACCAAGAAGATCGAAACCCAGGTGGAGCAGAGCTACTGGCTGCAGATGCCGTCCAAGCTGGTCGTCGATGGCGGCATGCTGCCCGACGAACGCCGGGTTGGCCTGTTCCGCGTGCCGGTCTACACCTGGAAAGCCAAGGTCAGCGCCGAGTTCAGTGATGACGACTACCCGGTGAAGGCGGGGCGCGTGTACGGCACGCCGTACCTGGCGGTGGGCATTGCCGACGTGCGCGGCCTGGTCGGCTCGCCCGATCTGAAGGTGGATGGCGAAGCGCTCACGCTGCAGCCGGGCATCGGTGATGTCACCGGCATCGGCAAGGGCCTGCACGTACCGCTGCAGGGCTTCGCCGACAACACCGGCGGCATGCTCAAGTCCAGCAGGGTGGACCTGTCGCTGGTGCTCGATGGCACCCGTTCGCTGGCGGTGGTGCCGGTCGGGGATGACAGCCGCATCGCGATCCGGTCGCCGTGGCCGCACCCGCTGTTCGGTGGCAGCTTCCTGCCCAATGAGCGCAAGGTGGGCGAGAAGGGCTTCGACGCCGAGTGGGCGGTATCCTCGCTGGCATCGGAGGCCCAGCGCCAGCTGCGCGACAACCGCGATGTGGAACCGGAAACGGTAAGCGTGGAGCTGGTCAACCCGGTCGACATCTATACCCAGGCCGACCGCGCCAGCAAGTACGGCATCCTCTTCATCGTGCTGACCTTCGTGGGCTTCATCCTGTTCGAGCTGATCAAGCGCCTGCGCATCCACCCGCTGCAGTACCTGATGGTGGGCCTGGCGCTGGCGATCTTCTTCCTGCTGCTGCTGAGCCTGTCCGAGCACATTCCGTTCTGGCTGGCGTATGTGGTGTCGGCGGTGGCGTGTATTGGATTGCAGGCGGTGTACCTGTCGGGCGTGCTGCGCAGCTGGGTGCGGGGCATGGGCTTTGCCGGGATGCTCACGGTGCTGTACGGCGCGCTGTACGGGTTGCTGGTGTCGGAGAACAATGCGTTGCTGATGGGCTCGCTGCTGCTGTTCGCGGTGCTGGCCACGGCGATGTGGATCACCCGCCGGATCGACTGGTACGAACTGGGGGCGGGCCTCAAGTAGGCGGCGCTGACGTTATTCGCCATCCCACACGACGCTTCCGGCTTCGTGTGGGACCACCGGACGCTGCTGGGACAAGGGCGGGCTGGTAACCGCAGTGGATCGCGCTAGGTTCCAGCCCCTCGTCACCTCACCACACGTCCATGGCGAACCTTACGTTGTCCCCGGTGGGCCGTGCTGGCGGCTCACCGGCCCGTCCGTCGTCCCCGCCATCGTCGCGCCACCGGCCTGCTGTCGCACCGGTGTCGATCCGCAACACACCGGCGTGCGCACCGACGCGCAGGCTGTGGTTGGACGGCATACCGCGCGGCGAGCTGGACGCGCTCGCCGCTGCCTTGCGACAGGGGCCGCTGGATGCCCATTTTTTCCTGACCCTGCAGCCGCACTTCCACCGCACGGCGCTGGCCGGGCCGATGGCGCAGGGGCTGGTGGACGATGCGCTGGACCGGCTGCTGCCTATGGCGCTTCCGCCGGCGCAGCGGGCCGCCTGGCGCAGCAGCCTGATGGCATTGCTGACCCTGCCACGGGTGGACTGGGAAGTGCAGTGCGCACCGTTGCGGGCACTGCTTACCGACGTGGTCGCTCGCCGCAATACGCTACTGCAGGCGATGCGCGATGCCCTGTACCGCCCGCTGGACCAGTCGCGACGTGACTGGAACGCAGCACTTGATGCCGAGCGCGCCCTCGGCATGGCAGACGCCCGCGAGGTTGCGCAGCGTTTGTGCGGCATGTCGCCATCCCGTCAGCGTGACGCGGTGCGCCAGCAGCTGTGCGACTGGATGCCGACACTGACCCCGGCGCAGGTCGACCGTGCGGTGGCACAGGCCGCTGCGGCCGCCGCGCTCAATGGCGCCTGCATCGATGCACGCAGCGCGCTGCCGGCGCTGTTCGACCGCGTCGATGACGCGGGCGTGCCGTTGATCGGCGATGCCCAGCGCGCCCGGATACTGGCGGCGCTGGACCGGCTGGCCGGCGGCGCCCCAGACGCCTTGCTGGCTACCCAGGGCGGCCGCGGGGACCGGCTGGGCCAGTGGCTGCTGTCGGTCGCCGAGCGTGCAGCCCTGGCCGCCACGACGCGCCACAGCCTGCGAAGCGCACTGGGCGATGCGGTGCTGTTCGTTGCCGGTCTCGCGCCCGGGATCAAGGCGCTGCGTTGGGGTACGGCGGACGCTGCGTTGCCAACAGGGAGCGCTGCGCCCATTCCAGCCATTGCCAGCGCGCCGCCCGCGGTGGCGTCGGGCGCAGCGCGGCAGGGCGGCCGCAGCATGCTGGCGCTGGCCGCAAGCCTGGTCGGCGGCGGGCTGGGCGTGGCGACGCTGGGCTGGCGCTGGGCATCCGCCGACACGCAGGCCACTGCGCCCACGGCGGACGTGCAACCGGAACGGAAGCCTGGTCCGGAATCGGACGCGGCGCGGGTGGACGAGCGGACGCAGCACGTAGTGCGGCTTCTGGACACTGTGATCGACCGCGACGGCGACGGATCGATCTGGGACGTGCTGTGGCAACGCGTGCACCAGAGCGCAGGAGGCGATGCGACGTCGCTGCGCGACACCGTGGCCACCCTGCTGGCGTCCAACGGGATCGCACGCGAGGTCATTGATGCGTTGGGCGGACCTCCGCCCGCGGAGGGCAGGGCGCGTGTACGCCGTGCGCTTCGCCCCCTCCCGGTGCCACGCAACGGCGGCGAAGGGCTGGATGCCACCGAGCGCACCCGGCTCGACGCGGCCACCCGCCTGCTGGTCGATGTGGCGCAGCAGGCGCCGCCGCCGGGCGCAGCCGCGCTCGCGCCACCGGCCGGGGTGGATCTGGCGGTGACGCGCTCGCGGATGCTGACCTGGGTGCAGTCGATGGGGCGCAACGCCAGCGAGCAGCACCAGCGCCTGACCGCGGCGTGGCGCCACGTGGTGGCCTCCGAGCGGGCGCTGACCCTGTCCGCCGCCGCGCTGCCGAACCTCGACGCCGATCTCGCGCGCCTGGTCGCCGCCGACCTGCTCAACGTGACGGGCCAGCGGATCGACCCGACCACGATCTACCTCAATACCTTCCAGCAAAGCCAGCAGTGGCGCGCCTGGGAAGCCGACCAGCTGCGCCCGCCCGGCGCGCTGTTCCGCAACCAGCATCGGCTGCTCCCGCCCGACCGGCGGGTACGCAGCGGGCTGGTCAGCACCCACACCCTGGTGGGGGCGGCACTGCTGCCGGTCGACGCCGACACGGGCCATGCCGGGCTCTACTACCGCTGCGTACCGGGAACCTACTTCCCGGTGCAGGAGTGCCGCGAGCTGACCCTGGAGGAGTTCAAAAGGGTGCAGGGGCGCGATTACCTGGGCGCCTTCCGCCGCCGGTACGACGCGTGCCTGGAACAGGCCTGGCATGCCCGCCCGACGCCGGGTTCGGAAGGGTTCGTCTCGGGCATCGGCCGGCGCCTGGCCGGCACGGCGGTGCTGTTGAATGCGGCGGGCCAGCTCGGCGACGACGCGGCCGCAGCGGTCAAGGTATTGACCGACTTCCCGACGCGTTTCGATCTTGCCGAAGCCGCCAACGGCCGCGCGCTGGCCCTGCCGGGCTGGCAGATCGACGTGCATGCGCTGGCGGCCAACGACCGTGGCCATGCGGTACCGCTGCACGGTGTGCTGCTGGTCACCGCGCAAGCCGCGGCCTCGCCGCAGGCGCCGATCACGCTGGTGATCAGCACCACCCGGATTCCGTTGATCGAGGCGTTCAACAGCAGCGACGCCGCGCTGCAGCAGCTTGCCGACGAGGTGCGCCACCAGTTGCCGGTGCGGGTGGCCGTCAACGAGCACGCGCGCTGGCAGCAGGGCGCGCTGCCTGTGGTGAAGGCCTACGGGATCGACGGCGACTTCCGCTGGGCCCTGTTCATGCAGGCGCTGGAGCTGCGGCATGCGCAGCTGCGCGCCGCAGGCCTGTCATCGCCTGCGCGCATCCGCGAGGCCTTCAATGCGCTCGATTCGGCGCTGGCCCTGCCGTACCTGCCGGTTCCCGTGCCGGTGTTGGCCGCGGCAGGCGAGCTGGCCGCGCTGGACATGGACGGTCTGAACGCGCGCAGCGCGGCGCACTGGACGGCGCGCTTTCCGGCCGGCACACCGGGTGCCCTGCGCAATGCCGACATGGACGCCGCGCGCTGGCTGCACGCGCTGAGTGCCGGCCGCAGCCTGGTCGAGCACGCCTATCCCCTGCTGGTACCGTTCGTCCAACAGCGCCTGGATGACGAAATCATGCGCCGTTACCGCACCGCGTTCGACAGCAGCTGTTGTTACATCGTGTCCTTCAAGGACGGGTATCCAAGCGACCAGACGCGAAGCGGGTGGGTCCACAACCGGGCGCAGAAGCAGGCGGCGGCCAGCTTCGCCGACTGTGCCATGACCCGCGCGGCCGGTTTCGAGGATACGCCCGCGCGCCTGCTGGGCCTGTACACCAGCAGCGACAGCGCGGTGTTCGACGAGAACAGCGAGGTCGTGGGACTGGACGCATCGCAGCTGCTCTCGATGGCGCGCGAACTGGATGTTCAGGGCGACTACCTGCGCGCGCTGGACCGGTTCTGGGAGGCGCACGCGCCGGCCGTGTTGACCACGCTGCGCGGCGGCTACCTGTACGGCTGCGCGCAACAGCATGCAGACGGATCGTTGTCCGCGCGCGGCATGCAGCTGGCCCTCGGTGTGTTCGGCACGATGACGGCGGCCGAGTCGCAGGATCCCGCCTACCGACCGGTTGCGCGTGCCGGTGTGCGCACCGGCTGGCTGCAGGTCCATGGCATTGCCTCGACCGTGCTGCACGTTGGCGACGAGGTGGGGCCGGAGGTACTGCTGTACTTCCCCAACGACCGCAACCGCTTCCACGAGTTTGCCAGCGAGGCCGACATGATGGGCTGGATCGAGCGCGCCGCAGCCACCGACACCGGGCGCCAATGGCTGGAGACCGCATTCGACCTGGCCGACCTGCAGGACGGCTGGATGTCCAACGGCGTGCATACCGCGCTCGGTGCCGGCACCCAGGCGATCTTCGGACACGGGGGCGCGGTGGTGTCGATCAGCGGCGAGGTGTCGCAGGCACTGCTCGCGCGGCTGCGGCAACGCGCGCGCCGCGATGCGCAGACGCTGATGACCTCGGAGTGGGAAGCGTTCCGGCGCCGCTGGATGCCGCGGCTGGAGCGCTGTGAGCAGGCAATGGGGCTGGTCGCGTTGGTGCTGCCGGAAACGCTGCCCGTGGTGGCGGTGCTGTCGGCGCTGCAGCTGGGGGTGGGCGTGGAGCAGACGATCGACGGCGATACGCCTGAGCAACGCCGTGCTGGCCTCGGCACGGCAGCAGGCGGTGCCCTCGGCTTGGCGTTGTCGGCTCCACTGGGTACCGCGCGGCTGGCGGCGGTGGCCGCGCGCGATGGTTCGCGACTGCAACCGGCGATACAGACGCCGGCGTGGGAGCAGGTCGATGATCCACTGGCGCAGCTGGCCGAGCGCTACGCCCGGCCGGTGGCGCTGTCCGGATCGCGCGCCGCCGACAATGGCGTCCACGACTACCTTGGCCGGCGATACATCAGCCAGGGCGGGCACGCATACGAGGTGGCCTTCGACCGTGCGCATGGCACCTGGCGGCTGCAGAATCCGCAGCCGGGCAGCTTCTACCACCAGCCGGTACGGCTGAATGCCGACGGGGCGTGGGAACCCCACAGCGACGTCGGCCTGCGCGGCGGCGCGCCGATCAGCCGATCCAGCAAGCGCAGGCAGTCGGTGGAACGCAGCTATCGCGGTTCCCTGAATTCCCTGGTCGAACGCACCCACTCCCATTCGGTGGACAGCAGCTCGCAGGATTTCCAATGGGGCGTGAATCACTGGGAGCGGGTGATGACACCGGAACAGGCGCGCGACAGCGCCTCGCTGGAGCAGATGAAGGAGCTGTTCGTGTCGGGCCATCTCGACCCGGTGCAGCAGGGCGCACTGTCGGTGATCATCGAGCGGCTGGACAATACGCTGCGTGCCGAGCGCTACACCGTGGTCAACGAGGTGGTGCACGACTCGGTCTACATCGCCGGCGGCCAGTTCATCCAGGCCTCCCAGGGCCTGCTCGGCGAAGGCACCGGATTATCCGCGGCGGGCATGTGCACCGGGCTGTCGCGGATCATGGCCACGGCGATGGGGCAGGGCGAAGAAATCCATGTGCTGGAGCACCTGCGCCAGGCGATCCGCGAGCCCGAAAGCCGGCATGCGGTCGCGCTGCGGGCGCTGATCCGCGACGCGCAGGGCGCGGCCCTGCAGCCCGGTTCGATGTCGGCGGCATCGTTGATCCACGTCGATGCACTGGCGAATTTCCTTGCCAACACCGCGCGCAGCAGCCATTTCGTCTTCAGCGGCACGCAGCACAGCATGGCCTGCGGCGTGAACGTGCTGGACAACGGGCGGCGCGAATACCTGCTCTACGATCCCAACTTCGGGCTGATGGTGTTCAAGAAACTCTCGCGCTTCAACCAGTGGGTGAACAATCTGTTCGGGTCGCGCTATTTCAGCCGGCTGTCGTCGCGGACCCTGGGCGACGCCAGCGCCGAGACGCTGGCTGAAATGTACGGGGCGATCCCGACCCCGGGCAGCCAGCGGATGCAGTTCCACCTGCGCCAGATCCACCCGGAACGGATGCAGGAACAGGCCGCCGCGCGCGGCTGGACCGCGTTGTACGAGCATGTCCGGCCGGCGAGTGGGGGAACGTGAACGCCCCGGCCCCCAACGCCGGCCGAGGCGGGTAAAATTGCCGCGATCCCCGTTCTCCCGAGCCCCCCATGACCTGCCGCACCCGTTTCGCCCCCAGTCCCACCGGCTACCTGCACATCGGCGGCGCCCGCACGGCGCTGTACTGCTGGCTGGAGGCGCGCCACCGTGGCGGGGAATTCGTGCTGCGCATCGAGGATACCGACCGCGAACGCAGCACCCAGGGCGCCATCGACGCGATCCTGGAGGCGATGGAGTGGCTGGGCCTGAACTACGACGAAGGCCCGATCTACCAGACCCAGCGCGTGGCCCGCTACAAGGAAGTGGCCGAGCAGCTGATCGCCGACGGCAAGGCCTATTACGCCTACGAGACCCGCGAGGAGCTCGATGCAATGCGTGAGGCCGCCATGGCCAAGCAGGAAAAGCCCCGCTACAACGGCGCTGCGCGTGAGTTGAACCTGCCGTACCGCGACGATCCGAACCGGGTGATCCGCTTCAAGAACCCGCTGGAAGGCACGGTCGTGTTCGACGACCTGATCAAGGGCCGCATCGAGATCGCCAACAGCGAGCTGGATGACATGGTGATCTTCCGTCCGGACGGCTTCCCCACCTACAACTTCGCGGTGGTGGTGGACGACTGGGACATGCGCATCTCCGAGGTCATCCGCGGCGACGACCACATCAACAACACCCCGCGCCAGATCAACCTGTACGAAGGCATCGGCGCGCCGGTGCCGAAGTTCGGCCACATGCCGATGATCCTGGACGAGCAGGGCGCCAAGCTGTCCAAGCGTACCGGCGCGGCCGACGTGATGCAGTACAAGGACGCCGGCTACCTGCCCGACGCGCTGCTGAGCTACCTGGCCCGGCTGGGCTGGTCGCATGGCGACCAGGAGCTGTTCAGCCGCCAGGAGCTGATCGATCTGTTCGACGTGACCAACTGCAATTCCAAGGCCTCGCGCCTGGACATGGCCAAGCTGGGCTGGGTGAACCAGCACTTCCTGAAGACCGAAAACCCGGCCGACATCGCCCCGCACCTGGTCTACCAGCTGAACAAGCTGGGCCTGGACCTGGGCGCCGGCCCGGCCCCGGCCGACGTGGTGGTGGCGCTGCGCGACCGCGTACAGACCCTGAAGGAAATGGCCGAGAAGGCGGTGGTCTGGTACCAGCCGCTGGTCGAATACGACGAGGCGGCGGTGGCCAAGCACTTCAAGCCGGGCGCGGAACTGGCGCTGGGCAAGGCCCGGGAGCTGCTGGCTGCTGCCAGCGAGTGGACCGCTGAAAGCGTGTCGGTGGCCCTGCACGAGGTGGCCACCGCGCTGGAGATCGGCATGGGCAAGGTCGCCCAGCCGCTGCGCGTGGCCATCACTGGCACCCAGGTGAGCCCGGACATTTCCCAGACCGTGTTCCTGGCCGGGCGTGAAGAGGCCTTGAAACGCATCGACGTCGCACTCACTAAAGTACCGACGGCCTGACCACAGGAGACCGCATGTCCGCCAAGACCGCTTGTACCGCCCCACACCATCACGTTCACGACGCTTCGGACTTCGTGAAGGTGGTGGAGCGCGTGTGCACGGAGCGCGGACTGCGGCTGACGCCGATCCGCGCCAACGTGCTGCGGTTGATTGCCGAGGCCGGCAAGCCGGTCAAGGCGTATGAGCTGCTGGAGTGGGTGCGCAGCGGCAAGGGCGTGGGCGCCGATGCCCCGCCCACCGTGTACCGCGCGCTGGATTTCCTGATGGCGAATGGTTTCGTGCACAAGCTGGAATCGGTGAATGCGTTCGTGGCCTGCCACCACCCCAGCAGCGCGCAGCACTCGGTGCCGTTCCTGATCTGCAACAGCTGCCACAGCGCGGTGGAGCTGGAAGACCGCGACATCGTCAGCCAGCTGGAAAAGCGCGCCAAGGAGCTGGGCTTCCAGCCGCAGGCGCAGACCCTGGAAGTGCACGGCCTCTGCGCCCGCTGCGCGGGATGACGCACCCGCCGGGGCTGATCGACAATACGGCGCGGTCGCCCTGATAGTGAAACAAGCGCTGGACTGACGGTAGGGTCGGTTCCCAAACGACCGCCGATCCGGTCTATCGGTACTTGGACGCATGACCCGGGCCGAAGCTGCGCCTTTGTTGCAGGTCATGCGTTACCGGATCTTGCACCTTTATCGGCGGTCGTTCGGGAACCGACCCTACCGGTCCTGCTGCTGTTGCTTCGGGGTCGCGGCAGTATCGACGCGTACGACCACTGACATGCCCGGACGCAGGCGTGGGGCAAGCGCCTGGTCCGGATCGATCGCGATCCGCACCGGCAGACGCTGCACGACCTTGGTGAAGTTGCCGCTGGCGTTGTCCGGGCGCAACACGCTGAATTCCGAACCCGTGGCCGGCGCGATCTGCTCGATGTGGCCGCTCAACCGTTCCCCATCGAAGGCATCCACCGCGAAGGTCGCCGGCTGGCCGATGCGCATCTTCCAGGTCTGGCCTTCCTTGAAATTGGCCACCACCCACAGCGTGTCCGGCACCAGGAACAGCAGCTGCGAACCGGCGGTGACGTACTGGCCCAGGCGCACCGACGCTTCACTCACCTGCCCGTCGCGCGGGGCGTGGATGACCGTGTTGGCCAGGTCGATGCGTGCCAGTTCCAGCTGCGCCTTGGCCGTTTCCACGCCGGCTTCCAGGCCTTTGCGCGCGACCTGGGTGGAGGTCAGTGTTTCTTCGGCAATGCGGATCTGCGCCTGCGACTGCTGCACCGAGGATTGCGCGGCCTGCGCGCTGGTGCGGAACTTGTCGCGGTCGTTCAGCGCCACCAGCTGCTGGTCGGCCAGTTCTTCATAGCGCTTGAGTTCGGTGCGCGAGCGGGCCAGTTCCGATTGGCCGGCCGACAGTGCCGCCTGGGCCGCGCTGATCTGCGCGCGGTTCTGTGCCTGCGCCTGGTCGGAGTTGGCCAAGGCGGCCACCGCGCTGTCCAGGTTCGCCTGCGCCTGCGCCACCTTTTCCTTGTAGATGCGGTCATCGATGCGCAGCAGCGGTTCACCCTGCCTGACGTGCTGGAAGTCCTTCACCAGCACGTCGGTGACATAGCCGTTGACCTGGGGCGCCAGCACGGTGATCTGGCCGCGCACATAGGCGTTGTCGGTGCTTACCCAGCTGCTGTTGAATGGCCATAATGACCAGGCGCGCAGGATCAGCGCGATGCCGATCAACGCCACCACGATCATCACCGCTACGCTGCCCCGGCTGGGCTTGAGGTACTTCGGTGCGCTGCTTGGCGCTGCGGCGGCGGCAGGCGCTGCCGGTGCGGTTACCGGTGCGGCATCGGTGGGCACCGGCGGGTTGACCTCATCAGGATTGTCATCGCGCGGAGGCGTCGTGGACATGGAAGGACCTATTGCAGGGAAACGGGGTGGGGATGGCGTTTTCGCCACTGCTTGAGCACGGCGGTGCGCAACGACAACAACAGCAGCCAGCCCAGGAAGATCAAGGCAACCCGGCCGCTCAACGAGAACACGTCGTTGAAGCCGCGCACGTTGGCCTCACGCCGGGTGACCTGTGCCAGCTGCGCGGTGCCTTGGGCACTGCGCTGCACCGGATCGGTGAGCAGCGGCGCATAGATCTGCTGCTGCAGTTTCAGGCGCTGGGCGACCACGCCATCGCTCGGGTCGAGCTGGCTGACAAAGGCGCTGGAATAGACCTGCTCACGATGCAGCTGGAACGTGCCCAGCACCGCCGAACCGGCCAGCCCGCCCAGGGTCTGGGTGATCGACAGCGTGACCAGGAACGTGATCATGTGGTCGGTGCCCTGTTTCAGCGCCTGGGTGATGCCCATCATGATCAAGGGGCCCATGAACATGCCCGCGCCCATCGAGGCCAGGAACTGGCTGAGGAAGAAATCGTGCGGGCGGTCCTGGCTGGTGCGGCTCTGGTCCAGCAGCGCGGCGGTGCCCAGCAGCAGGATCGCCATCAGCAGTTGCGCGACGATGCGTTTGGGCCCGAAGGTCAGCGAGCTGGTGGCAATGCCGGTAATCACCCCGGCCAGGATCACCGCGAACAGTGGCCGCATCTGGTCCGGGCCCATGCCCAGCTGGCGCATCAGGCCGATCACCCCATAGGACTGCTCGGTGGTGAGGAAGCGGATCAGGAACGCGCCGAAGATGAAGTGCAGGGTTGCCGGGCTGGCCAGCCAGCGGGTCTGCAGCAGCGGGTTGCGCCGGTAGTGTTCTACCACCACGCCGGTGGTGCCCAGCGCGACCGAGGCGACCAGTGCCCAGCCCAGCCACGGCGTGTCGAACCACCAGCGCAGGTAGCCCTGGGCCAACACCACGACCAGCAGCGCCACCGCTGGTGCGAACAGCGCGAAGCTGAGGAAATCCATCGGCTCGAACACCTTGATCTGTGCACCGGGCGGCAGCTTCAGCATCACCACCGCGGCGAAGGCGCACAGCGCCAGGCCGGCTTCGAACAGGTACAGGTTGTGCCACTGGCCGGTATCCACCAGGCCAGGCGACACCAGCCAGGCGATCGGCAACGCCATCTGCGAAATGCCCACGCCGATCACCAGCAGGTTGCCGGTATAGCGTCGCGGCAGCGACTGCAGCATGTACAGCGTGCCCAGCGTGCTGCACGCTGCGCCAGCAAAACCGCTGGCGGCGCGCATCATCAAGGTGGTTTCAAAACTGCCCACGAACAGGTGCAGTACTGCCAGCGCGGCATACAGGCCCAGGCCGATCTCGGCAAACAGGCGGATGCCGTACTGCTGGCGGAACTTGAAGGCCAGCAGGTTGGCAGTGACGTTGACCATCGCATAGGCGGCCACCAGCCAGCTTCCCTGCGTCGGGGTCAGCCCGAGCTGGCCCTGCAGGAACGGCAGGTTGGCGGTAACCA
This is a stretch of genomic DNA from Stenotrophomonas rhizophila. It encodes these proteins:
- a CDS encoding HlyD family secretion protein — encoded protein: MSTTPPRDDNPDEVNPPVPTDAAPVTAPAAPAAAAAPSSAPKYLKPSRGSVAVMIVVALIGIALILRAWSLWPFNSSWVSTDNAYVRGQITVLAPQVNGYVTDVLVKDFQHVRQGEPLLRIDDRIYKEKVAQAQANLDSAVAALANSDQAQAQNRAQISAAQAALSAGQSELARSRTELKRYEELADQQLVALNDRDKFRTSAQAAQSSVQQSQAQIRIAEETLTSTQVARKGLEAGVETAKAQLELARIDLANTVIHAPRDGQVSEASVRLGQYVTAGSQLLFLVPDTLWVVANFKEGQTWKMRIGQPATFAVDAFDGERLSGHIEQIAPATGSEFSVLRPDNASGNFTKVVQRLPVRIAIDPDQALAPRLRPGMSVVVRVDTAATPKQQQQDR
- a CDS encoding MFS transporter yields the protein MMPEYLKPIPDWEEHEKPTLPGSASMPWHPPHRRMAYALVALLVGITGGLGNALVTANLPFLQGQLGLTPTQGSWLVAAYAMVNVTANLLAFKFRQQYGIRLFAEIGLGLYAALAVLHLFVGSFETTLMMRAASGFAGAACSTLGTLYMLQSLPRRYTGNLLVIGVGISQMALPIAWLVSPGLVDTGQWHNLYLFEAGLALCAFAAVVMLKLPPGAQIKVFEPMDFLSFALFAPAVALLVVVLAQGYLRWWFDTPWLGWALVASVALGTTGVVVEHYRRNPLLQTRWLASPATLHFIFGAFLIRFLTTEQSYGVIGLMRQLGMGPDQMRPLFAVILAGVITGIATSSLTFGPKRIVAQLLMAILLLGTAALLDQSRTSQDRPHDFFLSQFLASMGAGMFMGPLIMMGITQALKQGTDHMITFLVTLSITQTLGGLAGSAVLGTFQLHREQVYSSAFVSQLDPSDGVVAQRLKLQQQIYAPLLTDPVQRSAQGTAQLAQVTRREANVRGFNDVFSLSGRVALIFLGWLLLLSLRTAVLKQWRKRHPHPVSLQ